One window from the genome of Streptomyces cadmiisoli encodes:
- a CDS encoding metallophosphoesterase, which produces MTDTSETRSADSAAHATRQSRLHRLMRYLPLIAPVLLWTVPCWLLLHTGQHWPLPVTLAGTALFVLGLIGMPLAMARGHGRRQQDRAAIVGDTLLGTIWTLFAWSVVLGVPLRLALTVTGAGDGQDRARIVTWAVLGAATVLLIWGYAEARRVPRVRRLDVQLPRLGAGLDGIRVVLITDTHYGPLDRTRWSARVCETVNTLEADLVCHTGDIADGTAERRRAQAAPLATVRATRARVYVTGNHEYYSEAQGWVDLMDELGWEPLRNRHLLLERGGDTLVVAGVDDVTAESSGLPGHGAHLTEALHGADPDHPVLLLAHQPKFVDRAAAGGVDLQLSGHTHGGQIWPFHHLVRIDQPALAGLSHHGPRTLLYTSRGTGFWGPPFRVFAPSEITLLVLRSPQRPPTR; this is translated from the coding sequence GTGACCGACACCAGCGAAACCCGATCCGCCGACAGTGCGGCGCACGCGACTCGGCAGAGCCGACTGCACCGCCTGATGCGCTACCTCCCCCTGATCGCCCCCGTCCTGCTGTGGACCGTGCCCTGCTGGCTGCTGCTGCACACCGGCCAGCACTGGCCGCTCCCCGTCACGCTCGCCGGCACCGCCCTGTTCGTCCTCGGCCTGATCGGTATGCCGCTCGCGATGGCGCGCGGCCACGGCCGACGCCAACAGGACCGGGCGGCGATCGTCGGAGACACCCTGCTGGGCACCATCTGGACCCTGTTCGCCTGGTCCGTCGTGCTCGGCGTCCCGCTGCGGCTCGCCCTGACCGTGACCGGCGCCGGCGACGGCCAGGACCGGGCCCGGATCGTCACCTGGGCGGTCCTCGGCGCAGCCACCGTGCTGCTCATCTGGGGGTACGCCGAAGCCCGCCGCGTGCCACGTGTGCGCCGCCTCGACGTGCAGCTCCCGCGGCTGGGTGCCGGGTTGGACGGCATACGCGTCGTCCTCATCACCGACACCCACTACGGCCCGCTCGATCGCACTCGCTGGTCGGCACGGGTATGCGAGACGGTGAACACTCTGGAAGCCGACCTGGTGTGCCACACCGGCGACATCGCGGACGGCACGGCCGAACGCCGCCGCGCCCAGGCCGCCCCACTCGCCACCGTGCGGGCCACCCGTGCCCGGGTCTACGTCACCGGCAACCACGAGTACTACAGCGAGGCCCAGGGCTGGGTCGACCTGATGGACGAGCTGGGCTGGGAGCCGCTGCGCAACCGCCATCTGCTGCTGGAACGCGGTGGCGACACCCTCGTGGTCGCCGGCGTGGACGACGTCACCGCCGAGTCCTCCGGCCTCCCCGGTCACGGCGCCCATCTCACCGAAGCCCTGCACGGCGCCGACCCCGACCACCCCGTCCTGCTGCTGGCCCACCAGCCCAAGTTCGTCGACCGGGCGGCTGCCGGCGGCGTCGACCTCCAGCTCTCCGGCCACACCCACGGCGGCCAGATCTGGCCCTTCCACCACCTGGTCCGCATCGACCAGCCCGCCCTCGCCGGCCTCAGCCACCACGGCCCGCGCACCCTCCTCTACACCAGCCGTGGCACCGGCTTCTGGGGTCCGCCCTTCCGCGTCTTCGCCCCAAGCGAGATCACCCTGCTCGTACTCCGCTCCCCGCAGCGGCCCCCCACGCGGTAG
- a CDS encoding DUF350 domain-containing protein, which yields MSDIVNGLGRAGAYGALGLVLLILGIVLIDVLTPGKLGRQIWEHRNRNAALLLSSALLGIGGIVFTSIWTTYENFGKGLVSTAAFGLLGLAMMAVAFLVVDLITPGRLGATLVDPEPHPAVWVTASCNIAVSAIVSASIA from the coding sequence ATGAGCGACATCGTCAACGGACTCGGCCGGGCCGGCGCTTACGGCGCACTGGGTCTGGTCCTGTTGATCCTCGGTATCGTCCTGATCGACGTGCTGACGCCCGGAAAGCTCGGCCGGCAGATCTGGGAGCACCGCAACCGCAACGCCGCCCTGCTGCTCAGCTCGGCGCTGCTCGGCATCGGCGGCATCGTCTTCACCTCCATCTGGACCACGTACGAGAACTTCGGCAAGGGCCTGGTGTCCACTGCGGCCTTCGGGCTGCTGGGGCTCGCGATGATGGCCGTGGCGTTCCTCGTGGTGGACCTGATCACCCCGGGACGGCTGGGCGCGACCCTGGTCGACCCCGAGCCGCATCCGGCGGTGTGGGTGACGGCGTCCTGCAACATCGCGGTGTCCGCCATCGTTTCGGCCTCCATAGCCTGA
- the exaC gene encoding acetaldehyde dehydrogenase ExaC codes for MTRYAAPGTEGAIVSYQPRYDHFIGGEYVPPVKGQYFENPSPVNGQPFTEVARGTAEDVELALDAAHAAAPAWGRTATTTRSDILLKIADRMEANLEALAVAESWENGKPVRETLAADIPLAIDHFRYFAGAVRAQEGSLSEVDDDTVAYHFHEPLGVVAQIIPWNFPILMAAWKLAPALAAGNAVILKPAEQTPVSIHYWMSLVADLLPPGVLNIVNGFGPEAGKPLASSPRVAKVAFTGETSTGRLIMQYAAENLKPVTLELGGKSPNIFFDDVWDKDDDLRDKALEGFTMFALNQGEVCTCPSRGLIQRGNYPDFLAAAIARTELIKPGHPLDTNTMIGAQASSEQLDKILSYIDIGRQEGAKVLTGGERADHDGDLKGGYYVQPTIFEGDNRMRVFQEEIFGPVVSVASFDDFDDAIKIANDTSYGLGAGVWTRDINTAYRAGRSIQAGRVWTNCYHAYPAHAAFGGYKQSGIGRETHKMMLDHYQQTKNLLVSYSPKKLGFF; via the coding sequence ATGACCCGTTACGCAGCGCCGGGAACAGAGGGCGCGATCGTCTCCTACCAGCCCCGCTACGACCACTTCATCGGCGGCGAGTACGTACCCCCTGTCAAGGGCCAGTACTTCGAGAACCCGAGCCCCGTGAACGGTCAGCCCTTCACCGAGGTGGCCCGCGGCACGGCGGAGGACGTCGAGCTGGCGCTCGACGCGGCGCACGCGGCCGCACCGGCCTGGGGCCGCACGGCGACCACCACCCGGTCCGACATCCTCCTGAAGATCGCCGATCGCATGGAGGCCAACCTGGAGGCGCTCGCCGTCGCGGAGAGCTGGGAGAACGGGAAGCCCGTACGCGAGACACTCGCGGCCGACATCCCCCTGGCCATCGACCACTTCCGCTACTTCGCCGGCGCGGTGCGCGCCCAGGAGGGCTCGCTCAGCGAGGTCGACGACGACACGGTCGCGTACCACTTCCACGAGCCGCTCGGCGTCGTCGCCCAGATCATCCCGTGGAACTTCCCCATCCTGATGGCGGCGTGGAAGCTCGCGCCCGCCCTCGCCGCGGGCAACGCGGTCATCCTGAAGCCGGCCGAGCAGACCCCCGTGTCCATCCACTACTGGATGAGCCTGGTCGCCGACCTCCTCCCGCCGGGCGTCCTGAACATCGTCAACGGATTCGGCCCCGAGGCCGGAAAGCCCCTCGCGTCCAGCCCCCGGGTGGCGAAGGTCGCCTTCACCGGCGAGACGTCGACGGGCCGGCTGATCATGCAGTACGCGGCGGAGAACCTGAAGCCGGTCACGCTGGAGCTGGGCGGCAAGTCGCCGAACATCTTCTTCGACGACGTGTGGGACAAGGACGACGACCTGCGGGACAAGGCCCTCGAAGGGTTCACCATGTTCGCGCTGAACCAGGGCGAGGTCTGCACCTGCCCGTCGCGCGGACTCATCCAGCGGGGCAACTACCCCGACTTCCTGGCCGCCGCCATCGCCCGCACCGAGCTCATCAAGCCCGGCCACCCGCTCGACACGAACACGATGATCGGCGCCCAGGCGTCCAGCGAGCAGCTCGACAAGATCCTCTCCTACATCGACATCGGCAGGCAGGAGGGCGCCAAGGTCCTCACCGGCGGCGAACGCGCCGACCACGACGGTGACTTGAAGGGCGGCTACTACGTCCAGCCGACCATCTTCGAGGGCGACAACCGCATGCGGGTCTTCCAGGAGGAGATCTTCGGGCCGGTGGTGTCGGTGGCCTCCTTCGACGACTTCGACGACGCGATCAAGATCGCGAACGACACGTCGTACGGTCTCGGCGCGGGCGTGTGGACCCGCGACATCAACACGGCCTACCGTGCGGGCCGGTCCATCCAGGCGGGCCGCGTGTGGACCAACTGCTACCACGCCTACCCCGCGCACGCCGCGTTCGGCGGCTACAAGCAGTCCGGGATCGGCCGCGAGACGCACAAGATGATGCTCGACCACTACCAGCAGACGAAGAACCTTCTGGTGAGCTACTCGCCGAAGAAGCTGGGCTTCTTCTAG
- a CDS encoding GNAT family N-acetyltransferase: MRSRTAPISQPITIRRAVARDARRLTRLVRGSGAYEGKYAAAVAGYRVGPDYIEAHRAFVAVGADEHGDRVIGFYSLVLDPPELDLLFVADEAQGRGIGRLLVAHMQSEARAAGLDRVKVVSHLPAEDFYHRVGAVRTGTALANPPAVPWDRPEFEFRIPSE; the protein is encoded by the coding sequence ATGAGGTCACGCACTGCCCCGATCAGCCAGCCGATCACGATACGGCGGGCAGTCGCGCGGGATGCCAGACGGCTCACGCGGCTCGTGCGTGGCTCAGGCGCCTACGAGGGCAAGTACGCAGCCGCGGTGGCGGGCTACCGGGTCGGTCCTGATTACATCGAGGCCCACCGCGCCTTCGTGGCCGTCGGCGCCGACGAGCATGGAGACCGGGTCATCGGGTTCTACTCGCTCGTCCTCGATCCACCGGAGCTCGATCTGCTGTTCGTCGCCGACGAAGCGCAGGGACGGGGTATCGGACGGCTGCTCGTTGCCCACATGCAGTCCGAGGCCCGTGCCGCCGGGCTCGACCGTGTGAAGGTCGTGTCGCATCTTCCCGCCGAGGACTTCTACCACCGCGTCGGTGCCGTGCGGACCGGGACCGCGCTCGCGAACCCGCCCGCCGTGCCGTGGGACCGTCCCGAATTCGAGTTCCGCATTCCCTCGGAATGA
- a CDS encoding GAF domain-containing protein, producing MTDPWVALEPGADPAERVRVLRRAHERFTEAGTVPRPVRAVVADSWRRSARAGVGPDGTASVELTDGDLGAYRAEHPLAQVMPLFRELMGTFASDGSHLLAVCDAHGRLLWVEGHEATRRKAGRMNFVPGARWSESAVGTNAPGTAVALNHPVQVFAAEHFIRRVQPWTCAAAPVHDPRTGRVLGAVDITGGDGLAHPHSLGFVQAVARAAESHLALLAPRHPRACGPELTALGRDEALLTTDGHRIRLSRRHSEILLLLSRHPEGLTGEELQCALYEDESVTPVTLRAELARLRQVLGPGVLASRPYRLTVPLESDVTAVERQLAAGAVTTALTAYPGPLLPASQAPAVVRLRRRLADGLRAALIARRDPDLLADWAHAPWGEDDLDVWQALAAAHPTAAIRARLAALEAELAAPGDWAHA from the coding sequence TTGACCGATCCCTGGGTGGCCCTGGAGCCGGGGGCCGACCCTGCCGAGCGTGTACGTGTACTGCGTCGGGCGCACGAGCGGTTCACCGAGGCGGGCACGGTGCCGCGCCCGGTGCGCGCCGTGGTGGCCGATTCGTGGCGGCGGTCGGCGCGGGCCGGCGTCGGTCCGGACGGCACGGCGAGCGTCGAACTGACCGACGGCGATCTCGGGGCCTACCGCGCCGAGCATCCCCTGGCGCAGGTCATGCCGTTGTTCCGGGAGCTGATGGGGACCTTCGCGTCCGACGGCAGCCATCTCCTCGCCGTGTGCGACGCGCACGGCCGGCTCCTGTGGGTCGAGGGGCACGAGGCGACCCGCAGGAAGGCCGGGCGGATGAACTTCGTGCCCGGCGCCCGCTGGTCGGAGAGCGCTGTCGGCACGAACGCGCCGGGCACCGCCGTGGCCCTGAACCACCCGGTGCAGGTCTTCGCCGCCGAGCACTTCATCCGGCGCGTGCAGCCGTGGACCTGCGCCGCCGCCCCCGTGCACGACCCGCGCACGGGCCGGGTGCTCGGTGCCGTGGACATCACCGGCGGGGACGGTCTCGCACATCCGCACAGCCTGGGCTTCGTCCAGGCCGTGGCACGTGCGGCGGAGTCCCATCTCGCGCTGCTCGCACCCCGGCACCCCCGGGCCTGCGGTCCCGAACTGACCGCGCTGGGCCGCGACGAGGCCCTGCTGACGACCGACGGGCACAGGATCAGACTCAGCCGTCGGCACAGCGAGATCCTGCTGCTGCTCTCGCGGCACCCGGAGGGCCTGACGGGCGAGGAGTTGCAGTGCGCCCTGTACGAGGACGAGTCGGTCACGCCGGTGACGCTGCGCGCTGAGCTGGCCCGCCTCCGCCAGGTCCTCGGTCCCGGCGTGCTGGCCTCTCGTCCGTACCGGCTCACGGTGCCGCTGGAGTCGGACGTCACCGCGGTCGAACGGCAGCTCGCGGCGGGCGCGGTCACCACCGCCCTGACCGCGTACCCGGGTCCGTTACTGCCTGCTTCCCAGGCACCGGCGGTGGTACGGCTGCGGCGCCGTCTCGCCGACGGCCTGCGGGCCGCACTGATCGCCCGCCGGGACCCCGACCTGCTCGCCGACTGGGCGCACGCACCGTGGGGCGAGGACGATCTCGACGTGTGGCAGGCCCTGGCCGCGGCACACCCGACCGCGGCGATCCGGGCCCGGCTGGCCGCCCTCGAAGCGGAACTGGCGGCACCGGGCGACTGGGCCCACGCGTAG
- a CDS encoding PP2C family protein-serine/threonine phosphatase: protein MGPRRVPGSHRRSWAPRGALLAVPLGLIVTVTMGDMFAPPQVHLGPFLATAPAITASFAGPRTTACVGVVAVLAQMAVAVERTSLTDLNHTLQISALIVISAFVTFFAHLRERHEKELTQLRSVAEAAQQVVLRPLPRRIGPLRVASVYLAAEAEAQIGGDLFAAARTAQGTRFIVGDVRGKGLEAIGDAALLLGAFRAASHRKSALPPLVAYLEGTVYSDPDDPGAAPAGHGADSEGFITAAVLDVPDDLPVLHLINCGHPPPLLLRDGRVTPLEVPDPAPPLGLTGFDTSPFIAETFPFEPGDTLLLYTDGVIEARDGSGDFYPLARRMGTAPACEPNGLLRHLRDDLLAHTPGGCLGDDAAMVAIERTTRG from the coding sequence ATGGGTCCGCGACGAGTGCCGGGCAGTCATCGCCGTTCGTGGGCGCCGCGCGGCGCTCTGCTGGCGGTCCCCCTCGGGCTCATCGTCACCGTCACGATGGGCGACATGTTCGCTCCCCCGCAGGTGCATCTGGGCCCCTTCCTGGCCACCGCGCCCGCCATCACGGCGTCCTTCGCCGGCCCCCGGACCACCGCGTGCGTCGGCGTGGTGGCCGTCCTGGCGCAGATGGCGGTCGCGGTCGAACGGACCAGTCTCACCGACCTCAACCACACCCTCCAGATCAGCGCGCTGATCGTGATCTCGGCGTTCGTCACCTTCTTCGCCCACCTGCGCGAGCGGCACGAGAAGGAGCTGACACAACTGCGTTCCGTGGCCGAGGCCGCACAACAGGTCGTACTGCGTCCGCTGCCGCGAAGGATCGGACCCCTGCGGGTCGCCTCGGTCTATCTGGCCGCCGAGGCCGAAGCGCAGATCGGCGGTGACCTCTTCGCGGCGGCGCGCACCGCGCAAGGCACCCGGTTCATCGTCGGGGACGTCCGGGGCAAGGGCCTGGAGGCCATCGGGGACGCCGCCCTGCTCCTCGGCGCCTTCCGCGCCGCGTCCCACCGGAAGTCCGCCCTTCCCCCGCTGGTCGCCTATCTGGAGGGCACCGTCTACTCGGACCCGGACGATCCGGGAGCGGCCCCGGCCGGCCACGGGGCGGACAGCGAGGGCTTCATCACCGCCGCCGTGCTCGACGTCCCGGACGATCTGCCCGTCCTGCACCTGATCAACTGCGGGCACCCCCCGCCCCTGTTGTTGCGCGACGGCCGGGTCACCCCCCTCGAAGTGCCCGATCCGGCACCGCCCCTGGGTCTGACCGGCTTCGACACGTCCCCGTTCATCGCGGAGACCTTCCCGTTCGAGCCGGGCGACACCCTGCTCCTCTACACGGACGGGGTCATCGAGGCCAGGGACGGCTCCGGGGACTTCTACCCGCTGGCCCGGCGGATGGGCACCGCCCCGGCGTGCGAGCCGAACGGCCTGCTGCGTCATCTGCGCGACGACCTCCTCGCCCACACACCCGGAGGCTGTCTGGGCGACGACGCCGCGATGGTGGCGATCGAGCGCACCACGCGCGGGTAG
- a CDS encoding alpha/beta hydrolase → MDESTPAAMREFFAYYRTPRAQHPRSTGYYVQRSLDQLAQYDSCATLHLLAPRPLLMIAGTAAETLPFSRIGVERAGDNAELHTVEGATHVDLYGVDEYVTPAVARLTEFFGRHLARD, encoded by the coding sequence GTGGACGAGTCGACGCCGGCCGCGATGCGGGAGTTCTTCGCGTACTACCGCACGCCGCGCGCCCAACACCCCCGCTCCACGGGCTACTACGTCCAGCGCAGCCTGGACCAGCTGGCGCAGTACGACTCCTGCGCGACGCTCCACCTGCTCGCGCCGCGACCGCTGCTGATGATCGCGGGCACCGCCGCCGAAACGCTGCCGTTCAGCAGGATCGGCGTCGAGAGGGCCGGGGACAACGCGGAACTCCACACCGTCGAGGGCGCCACCCATGTGGACCTCTACGGCGTGGACGAGTACGTCACCCCGGCCGTGGCCCGGCTGACCGAGTTCTTCGGCCGGCACCTCGCCCGGGACTGA
- a CDS encoding VanW family protein has protein sequence MRPRIPAVPRIPVPRFASVPPLALAGGALAVGVGGLYLTGLVLVGGEIDGGTSVRGVDIGGLSRAEAVRKLDERLVAGGPRELAVRVGDRRGTIDTQRAGLAFDVQETVDRATRSGADPFSVLGALFRSGGAVEPVVHVDRTKARATLGELAKTLDQQVRDGAVSFEGGRVVQVTPHTGYTTDVDAAVGSLRAAFLRGEDGPVTALPARETRPRVNEEQVRRAVRDFAQPAMSAPVTLTAADRRFSITPAVLGEYLTMRPDGTGRLKPALDTEGLRNSPAVTGPLAGLPATAENAGLGLSGDSVIVTEDATIGQEVSDKALGKAVLPLLTKSGAAARTGAVATREIRPEVTRENAARLGLTQKMSSFTVNFEKAPYRTKNIGRAVELINGSVVMPGENWSFNRTVGERTEHNGFVEGIMILNNQFTKASGGGVSAVATTVFNAMFFAGVKPLEYGAHSFYIERYPEGREATVAWGSLDLRFANDSGKAIYIQAESTDTSVTITFLGTRKYDEIRSVKGPRTQVKEPAEHVRTDDKCVPQTPLEGFDVTVERVFLDNGREVKREPFHTRYTPRDEVTCE, from the coding sequence ATGCGCCCCCGCATACCCGCCGTCCCCCGCATACCCGTCCCCCGCTTCGCCTCCGTCCCGCCCCTGGCTCTGGCCGGAGGGGCGCTGGCCGTCGGCGTCGGCGGTCTGTATCTGACCGGGCTGGTGCTCGTGGGCGGTGAGATAGACGGCGGTACGTCGGTGCGCGGCGTGGACATCGGGGGTCTCAGCCGCGCGGAAGCCGTCCGGAAGCTGGACGAGCGGCTGGTGGCGGGCGGACCGCGCGAACTGGCGGTGCGGGTGGGCGACCGACGGGGCACGATCGACACACAGCGGGCCGGGCTGGCCTTCGACGTCCAGGAGACCGTGGACCGGGCCACCCGATCCGGTGCCGATCCGTTCAGCGTCCTCGGCGCGCTGTTCCGCTCGGGCGGAGCCGTCGAACCGGTTGTTCACGTCGACCGGACCAAGGCCCGCGCCACTCTCGGCGAGCTCGCGAAGACCCTCGACCAGCAGGTCCGCGACGGTGCGGTGAGCTTCGAGGGCGGCCGGGTCGTACAGGTCACCCCGCACACCGGCTACACGACCGACGTGGACGCCGCCGTCGGCTCCCTGCGCGCCGCCTTCCTGCGCGGCGAGGACGGCCCGGTCACGGCTCTGCCCGCCCGTGAGACCAGGCCGAGGGTGAACGAGGAGCAGGTGCGACGCGCGGTGCGCGACTTCGCCCAGCCGGCCATGTCGGCCCCCGTCACGCTCACCGCGGCCGACCGGCGGTTCAGCATCACCCCGGCCGTCCTGGGCGAGTACCTGACGATGCGGCCGGACGGCACCGGCCGGCTGAAGCCCGCGCTGGACACCGAAGGCCTGCGCAACTCCCCCGCGGTGACCGGGCCCCTCGCCGGCCTCCCGGCCACCGCCGAGAACGCCGGGCTGGGACTCAGCGGCGACAGCGTCATTGTCACCGAGGACGCCACGATCGGCCAGGAGGTCAGCGACAAGGCGCTGGGCAAGGCCGTGCTGCCGCTGCTCACGAAGTCGGGTGCCGCCGCCCGCACCGGAGCCGTCGCCACCCGCGAGATCCGGCCGGAGGTCACCCGCGAGAACGCGGCCCGGCTCGGGCTGACGCAGAAGATGTCCTCCTTCACCGTCAACTTCGAAAAGGCCCCGTACCGCACGAAGAACATCGGCCGTGCCGTGGAGCTCATCAACGGCTCCGTCGTCATGCCCGGCGAGAACTGGAGCTTCAACCGCACCGTCGGTGAGCGCACCGAGCACAACGGCTTCGTCGAGGGCATCATGATCCTCAACAACCAGTTCACCAAGGCATCCGGCGGTGGTGTCTCCGCGGTGGCGACGACCGTGTTCAACGCGATGTTCTTCGCCGGGGTCAAGCCCCTCGAGTACGGCGCCCACTCCTTCTACATCGAGCGCTACCCGGAGGGCCGTGAGGCCACGGTCGCCTGGGGCAGCCTCGATCTGAGGTTCGCCAACGACTCCGGCAAGGCCATCTACATCCAGGCGGAGTCCACCGACACCTCCGTGACCATCACCTTCCTCGGCACCCGGAAGTACGACGAGATCAGGTCGGTGAAGGGCCCGCGCACCCAGGTGAAGGAGCCCGCGGAGCATGTGCGCACCGACGACAAGTGCGTGCCGCAGACACCGCTCGAGGGCTTCGACGTCACCGTGGAGCGGGTGTTCCTCGACAACGGCCGTGAGGTGAAGCGGGAACCGTTCCACACCCGCTACACGCCGCGCGACGAGGTCACCTGCGAGTGA